The genomic DNA ACGCAATGAATTCGCGGAAGGCGGGGAGTGAGGAAATCGCCTGCGAGCAAAGGGAGTTGAGGCGTGAAATATAGCGCAGTCAAAAGAGTTCCGGCATATCCCGTGCGGACATCTCCGCACGGCGTGCGCGACACCTCCCCGGGCCCGGACGACAGAAGGCGAGAAGAAAGCCGCTTTGTCGCAAATAAGGCGCGGGGTGAAGAGGCATTCACGGCATTTCCGATCGCGTCCTCGCGGCACCCGGGAACACCACGATCAGCGGGATCGTGCCCGGAGGTGTTCCGAAGGGCCTTGAGCGAACCGGCTCAGCCGAACTCGGCCATCGTGACGAACTGCGGCACGCGCGACAGTTGGCCCGGAATCATATATGTCGCCGCCAGGATCCCGAACAACGACTTCCGGGCCGGGAACTCGTCCTTGGCGAAGGTGAACGCGGCAAGGGTGTCGAAGAACAGCGCCGGGAGATACGGGGAAGGTCCTGAAGGGACCGCGTCCGGACGCGCCGCGGCGGCCACCGGCAACACGCCGGTGGCCGCCGCGCCACGTTCTGCTAGGAGGTGTGCCCGGCCTTCCCGACCTTGCGGGAGACCGTGAACCGGTCGACCTCCGCGCCGGTCGCGGCCAGCGCCCGTACCGTGAGGGTCGTCGTGCGGCCGGGGGCCGCGGGGGCGACGTCGACGCGGATGAACGAGTAGCCGGTGTAACGGACCCGGGACCAGTCCACGTTCTCGGTGACCTTGCCGTCCTTGCCCGTCCAGTACGTCGGCACCGAGTCGACCGCGTCCTCGTGGCCCTCGTAACTGTCGGCCACCGGGAAGCTGTACACGCTCTCGCCGCCCGCGCCCGCCGTCACGTACACGACACCGCCACGGGTCGGCTCGTGGGTGCCGCCGATCGGCAGGGTCCGTACGGCCTTGTCCTGGACGACCGGGTCGGTGCGCTCGTAGACGTGGTTGTGGCCGTTGACCACCAGGTCCACCTGGTGCTTCTCGTACAGCGGCACCCACTGCTCGCGCACCCCGCCCTCGGAGGCGTGCGAGCTGGTGGTGGAGAAGGCGCAGTGGTGGTGGAAGACGACGATGAAGTCGACGTCCGCACGGGCCCGGAGTTCGGTGAGCCGCTTGTCGAGCCACGCGGTCTGCTTGCCGCCGGTGTAGCCGATGTTGGCGGGGATCTCGTACGACACGTCGTTCGCGTCGACCGACACCACGCCCACGTTGCCGTGCACGAAGGAGTAGACGCCGGGAGCTGACGCGGCGTCAAAACCGTTGCCGGGCAGGGTGAAACGGGCCTCGTTGCCGCCGTAGCCGTTGGGGGAGTACCAGGACTCCATGTCGTGGTTGCCGAACGCGACCATCCACGGCACCCGGCTGGAGAGCGGCTCGATCTGCGCCAGGAACGAATCCCACTGGCGGGCGTCGTAGTTGCTCGCGTCCCCGGGCAGCCCGTGCCCGGTCTCCTCCGCGTAGCAGATGTCGCCCGCGTGCAGATGGAACGCCGGACTCTGCGCCTGGACAAGGGCGTTGAGGCCGATCGAGGTGTAACTCGGGTTCTGGTCACCGAAGGCGGTGAAGGTGAACGGCCGGGTGCTGTGCGTGCGGGGAGCGGTGGTGAAGGAGTAGATCGTGTGCGCGGCGCCCGCGTCGGCGGGGTCGAAGCCGTCGTGGCCGACGCCGTAGTAGTACGTCGTGTCGGGGCTCAGGTTGTCCAGTGCCGCGTGCACGTAGTACTGGTCGATGTCGGCGCTCTTGCCGATCCCGGTGGGAGTGAACAGGTCGCGTACCTCCGCCGGGATGCGGTGGCTCAGGTCGAGGGGGCTTCTGCCGATCCGGAGGAACGGTGTGCGGACGGGCAGCGGCACCTGCCACGACACCCGCATCTGGGTCTGCGGATCGGCGCCGTAGGCGAGATGCCGGCCGAACGGCGCGACCAGCGAACCGTGCACGGTGGACGTGGTGGAAGCCGGCACCGGCGTGGGCGTCGCCGCCGCCGCGACACCGCCGCCGCCCGCGAGGGCGACACCGGTGGCGGCGACCGCGCCACCGCGCAGCAGACCGCGACGGGAGAAGGCGCGGCGGAGGTACTCGTGTTGCTCGGGCATGCTCAGGGTGTCGGCGAGCCGGTCGGGAAGGCCCATACGAGGAGTGTTCATGGGCGCGACGCTGGCAGCGGCGGTTGAACGACCGATTGCCGTCGGCCCATGGACTGGCCATATCCCGCCCATCGCCTGGCTTGTCCGCTACGCCCCGGATGTCTCCGGTGGCCGGGTGAAGTGGCGGGCGGCGGTCAGGACGAGCACCGCCAGGGCGGCCGGAGCGGCGTACGCGAGCCGGAACTCGCCGGTGGAACCGAGCAGTCCGCTCACCGCGCCGCCGGTGACGACGCCCGCGTAGTTGAAGAGGTTCAGCCGGGCCAGCACCGTCTCCGAGGCGGCGGGCCGCAGCCGCGCGGCCGAGGCCAGACACAGCGGGGCCAGCACCGAGGCCCCCAACCCCACCCCGCCCGCCGCGAGCACGGCGAACGGCCAGCTCGGAGCCGCGGCCATGCCCACCAGCGCGCCCGCCACGACCAGGGCCGCCGTACGGACGACGGCGACGCTCCCGACCCGCTGCACCAGCTTGTCCACGGTCGCGCGGCCGACGACCGTACCGGCCTGGTACGCCGCGTACGCCATCGGCGCCACCGACAGCGACGCGCCGAGGGTCCCCCGCAGATACACCGCCGACCAGGCCGACACGGTCGAGTCCACGACGTAGACGACGAGGAGGACCAGCCCGAAGGGGAGGAGCCGCAGCCACAGTCGGCGCCCCAACGGCGGCTGCGCGGACGGCTCTTGAGAGGGAGGGGAGAAGGGAAGCGCGTGTGTGCGCAGGCAGGCCGCGACGACCAGCAGGACGCCCGCCTGCACGGCCAGCCCGTCGCCCACCGGCCGGTCCAGTTGTGCCACCCCGGCGGTGAGCAGGGC from Streptomyces sp. NBC_01478 includes the following:
- a CDS encoding MFS transporter; protein product: MSVSTPDRARVGRSADRAGARRATTLAFAAQGMSVAAVYTTVPAVTEHLGLSPLLTTGTLVGVALTAGVGSFLALAAVRVAGPVATVRGALLTAAVALTLIGWAPGPQTVICAYVLFGLAAGGLDVGINTRAAAIERAYGRSVFGSFFTAWSVGGVLAALLTAGVAQLDRPVGDGLAVQAGVLLVVAACLRTHALPFSPPSQEPSAQPPLGRRLWLRLLPFGLVLLVVYVVDSTVSAWSAVYLRGTLGASLSVAPMAYAAYQAGTVVGRATVDKLVQRVGSVAVVRTAALVVAGALVGMAAAPSWPFAVLAAGGVGLGASVLAPLCLASAARLRPAASETVLARLNLFNYAGVVTGGAVSGLLGSTGEFRLAYAAPAALAVLVLTAARHFTRPPETSGA
- a CDS encoding purple acid phosphatase family protein, which encodes MNTPRMGLPDRLADTLSMPEQHEYLRRAFSRRGLLRGGAVAATGVALAGGGGVAAAATPTPVPASTTSTVHGSLVAPFGRHLAYGADPQTQMRVSWQVPLPVRTPFLRIGRSPLDLSHRIPAEVRDLFTPTGIGKSADIDQYYVHAALDNLSPDTTYYYGVGHDGFDPADAGAAHTIYSFTTAPRTHSTRPFTFTAFGDQNPSYTSIGLNALVQAQSPAFHLHAGDICYAEETGHGLPGDASNYDARQWDSFLAQIEPLSSRVPWMVAFGNHDMESWYSPNGYGGNEARFTLPGNGFDAASAPGVYSFVHGNVGVVSVDANDVSYEIPANIGYTGGKQTAWLDKRLTELRARADVDFIVVFHHHCAFSTTSSHASEGGVREQWVPLYEKHQVDLVVNGHNHVYERTDPVVQDKAVRTLPIGGTHEPTRGGVVYVTAGAGGESVYSFPVADSYEGHEDAVDSVPTYWTGKDGKVTENVDWSRVRYTGYSFIRVDVAPAAPGRTTTLTVRALAATGAEVDRFTVSRKVGKAGHTS